A window from Hymenobacter volaticus encodes these proteins:
- a CDS encoding M48 family metalloprotease produces MQPTLSPVLRTGLTLALLLPLAGSRLAATESAVLPAPPPVQGAQPDPQVIAQFGLLNNTALQSYIDNKGMQMGRISDRPADVKGFTIVDSPIINAFATPDGHVYFTRGIMAHFNNEAQFSGVLGHEIGHITARHGRKQQTRSTIANGAILLGSIFSRRIASIAEPATQVVGLGLLKYGRDDENESDQLGVKYSSKIGYDPASMADFFLTLQRTEQSSGAATVPTFLSSHPNSADRYENVKRLAQQAEQQAGRQLATNRDQYLRMIEGLPYGDNPREGYVENSVFYHPDLKFQFPVPQGWKSQNSPSQFQMAEPNGKAVMILLPAGNKSLDETAQALAQQLKLQNAQASRTTINNFPAVAIQGDQVGQDQQTGQQGITASSLSYVIQDGQTLYALVGLCGPGTLNTYGDTFQRVATGFRRLTDANKLNRQPEKVRIKTAKAGQTLAQALAANGIASKRHEEMAILNGMKTTDRLTAGMLYKVVGK; encoded by the coding sequence ATGCAACCCACTCTCTCTCCTGTTCTGCGCACGGGTCTTACCCTGGCGCTTCTACTGCCGCTAGCTGGTTCACGCTTAGCCGCCACCGAATCCGCAGTTCTGCCCGCGCCGCCACCAGTGCAGGGTGCCCAGCCCGACCCGCAGGTTATTGCCCAATTCGGTCTGCTCAACAATACCGCCCTACAGAGCTACATCGACAATAAAGGCATGCAGATGGGTCGGATTTCCGACCGGCCGGCCGATGTCAAGGGGTTTACTATTGTCGATTCGCCGATCATTAATGCCTTTGCTACTCCCGATGGTCACGTCTACTTTACCCGGGGCATTATGGCGCATTTCAATAACGAAGCGCAGTTCAGCGGGGTGCTCGGCCACGAAATTGGTCATATTACGGCCCGCCACGGCCGGAAGCAGCAAACCCGCTCCACTATTGCCAACGGCGCTATTCTGTTGGGCTCCATTTTCTCGCGCCGGATTGCCTCCATTGCTGAACCAGCTACGCAAGTAGTAGGTTTGGGCTTGCTCAAATATGGCCGCGACGACGAAAATGAATCCGACCAGCTCGGGGTGAAGTACTCCAGCAAGATTGGCTACGACCCGGCTTCTATGGCCGACTTCTTCCTAACGTTGCAGCGGACTGAGCAAAGCAGCGGTGCCGCCACGGTGCCTACCTTTCTGTCGTCGCACCCCAACTCCGCTGACCGCTACGAGAACGTGAAACGGCTAGCCCAGCAGGCCGAACAGCAAGCCGGCCGCCAATTAGCCACCAACCGCGACCAGTACTTGCGCATGATAGAGGGCTTGCCCTATGGTGATAATCCGCGCGAGGGCTATGTGGAAAACAGCGTGTTCTACCACCCCGACCTCAAGTTCCAGTTTCCGGTGCCGCAAGGTTGGAAGTCGCAGAACTCGCCGAGCCAATTTCAGATGGCCGAGCCCAACGGCAAAGCCGTGATGATTCTGCTGCCCGCCGGCAATAAGTCGCTCGACGAAACGGCCCAGGCTCTAGCACAGCAACTAAAACTACAGAACGCTCAAGCCAGCCGCACCACCATCAACAACTTCCCCGCTGTGGCTATCCAAGGCGACCAAGTAGGGCAGGACCAACAAACCGGCCAGCAAGGCATTACGGCCAGCAGCTTATCGTATGTTATTCAGGACGGGCAGACGCTGTACGCTCTCGTAGGTCTCTGTGGCCCCGGAACCCTCAATACGTACGGCGACACCTTTCAAAGAGTGGCCACTGGCTTCCGTCGTCTCACCGATGCCAACAAACTCAATCGCCAGCCCGAAAAAGTGCGCATCAAAACTGCCAAAGCCGGTCAGACGTTAGCTCAAGCGTTGGCCGCCAATGGCATTGCCTCGAAGCGCCACGAGGAAATGGCTATCCTCAACGGTATGAAAACCACTGACCGGCTGACCGCTGGAATGCTGTATAAGGTGGTAGGGAAGTAA
- a CDS encoding metallophosphoesterase translates to MNLFVIGDVHGCFHTFDKLLQHWQPNQELLVQTGDLVDRGNFAPECIALAMELEAQYPGRTVFLKGNHEAAMITHYGPRGPYPPWLEWGGRSTAQQYTGRRSLLVSHLGWLARRPLLWENAHLLISHAGIADTPNPLDEDHPDGILWRRGPLLNIGKRQIIGHTPTPYGEPTYDAQADVLNIDTGAYLGQNLAGVLMSQTGDFVNEFLVPALPIDIN, encoded by the coding sequence ATGAACCTCTTTGTGATAGGTGATGTACATGGCTGTTTTCACACCTTCGATAAGCTGTTGCAACATTGGCAACCCAACCAAGAACTGCTGGTTCAGACCGGTGATTTAGTGGACCGGGGCAATTTTGCGCCGGAGTGCATAGCGCTAGCTATGGAACTGGAAGCCCAGTATCCTGGCCGCACCGTGTTTTTGAAAGGGAATCATGAAGCGGCTATGATTACCCATTACGGGCCGCGTGGCCCCTACCCTCCTTGGCTGGAATGGGGTGGCCGATCCACGGCGCAGCAGTACACCGGGCGCCGCTCATTACTTGTTTCGCATTTAGGATGGCTCGCTCGCCGGCCGCTGCTCTGGGAAAATGCCCACCTGCTTATTAGTCACGCGGGCATTGCTGACACTCCCAATCCGCTTGATGAAGACCACCCCGATGGAATTTTGTGGCGTCGCGGGCCCTTACTCAACATCGGTAAGCGTCAGATCATCGGCCATACGCCAACCCCTTACGGCGAACCTACTTATGATGCCCAAGCGGATGTACTCAACATTGATACCGGCGCTTATCTAGGGCAGAATTTGGCGGGGGTTTTGATGTCGCAGACCGGGGATTTCGTCAACGAATTTCTTGTTCCAGCTTTGCCTATTGATATCAACTAA
- a CDS encoding threonine aldolase family protein: MMNSLIDLRSDTVTRPTSAMLEAMFKAPVGDDVYEEDPTVRALEQEAAARFGLEAGLFCPSGTMTNQIAIKAHTEPLSEVVCEQNSHIYLWEVGGIAFNSGASVALLPGERGRLTAAQVEAAIRPVNVHYPTTSLISLENTHNRGGGSCYDLHELEAIAEVAQRHHIPLHLDGARVFNALVATGQQATDYGRIFDTISVCLSKGLGAPVGSVLLGSKAFIQRTKRIRKVLGGGMRQAGYLAAAGLYALENNVDRLADDHRRAKQVGATLALQPYVDEVLPVETNLVIFRLRPEMPADQFLARLEEQGIKAASFGPQMIRFVTHLDVDDAMITRLEDALAMR, encoded by the coding sequence ATGATGAATTCGTTGATTGATTTACGCTCGGATACGGTCACGCGTCCTACCTCCGCTATGCTGGAGGCTATGTTCAAAGCACCCGTTGGCGACGACGTATACGAGGAAGACCCGACCGTACGGGCCCTGGAGCAAGAAGCGGCCGCTCGGTTTGGCCTAGAAGCTGGTTTGTTCTGCCCTTCTGGCACAATGACCAACCAAATTGCTATTAAGGCGCACACCGAACCGCTGTCGGAAGTGGTATGCGAACAAAATTCGCACATCTATTTGTGGGAAGTAGGCGGTATTGCCTTTAACTCAGGGGCTTCGGTGGCGCTGCTGCCCGGTGAGCGGGGCCGCCTTACGGCCGCGCAGGTAGAAGCCGCTATCCGCCCCGTCAACGTGCATTACCCTACCACTAGCCTTATTTCACTGGAAAATACCCACAACCGGGGCGGGGGTAGCTGCTACGACTTGCACGAGCTCGAAGCCATTGCCGAGGTAGCGCAACGGCACCACATTCCGCTGCACCTCGATGGAGCCCGCGTTTTCAACGCTTTGGTAGCCACCGGCCAACAAGCAACTGACTACGGCCGCATTTTCGATACCATTTCCGTTTGTTTATCGAAAGGTCTTGGCGCGCCGGTAGGCTCGGTATTGCTGGGGAGTAAGGCGTTTATCCAAAGAACCAAGCGCATCCGAAAAGTATTGGGTGGTGGCATGCGGCAGGCAGGCTACTTAGCAGCCGCGGGTCTGTACGCGCTGGAAAACAACGTAGACCGCTTAGCCGACGACCACCGTCGCGCCAAGCAAGTGGGGGCTACCCTGGCTTTGCAACCTTACGTGGACGAGGTATTGCCCGTAGAAACCAACCTCGTGATTTTCCGTCTGCGGCCAGAAATGCCAGCCGACCAGTTTCTGGCGCGACTGGAGGAACAAGGTATCAAAGCCGCCTCTTTTGGACCACAGATGATTCGTTTTGTAACGCATTTAGATGTTGATGATGCTATGATTACGCGCCTCGAAGACGCGCTAGCGATGAGGTAA
- a CDS encoding DUF3822 family protein, whose translation MSISSSQLPAPTVLHRLRDETLDPTTLSAYNLYLTANPAGLRVGVADVRRNKFVVLEDYAPLAATSYGGQLQALAAHHDLVGQTGWNHVRLSIQNRHFTLLPAPLLRPGDEAAYLRLHHTVDAQHETVFSYTHASLELASVFAAENEMTNWFKSTYPAGSLLHQTSALLEGLIHQSESTTTRRLYLSIGHQELTIAVIRDKRPEFCNVFAFSSPEDLIYYTILVMQELQLNPDQDPVVVWGDLMHDSELFTILRKYIRHIKFGNRPFDLSYSYRLNELFEYRFFELYSLHLCE comes from the coding sequence ATGTCTATTTCCTCGTCGCAACTGCCGGCTCCTACGGTCCTGCACCGCCTGCGCGACGAAACCCTAGACCCCACTACTCTATCTGCTTACAACCTTTATCTAACCGCTAACCCAGCCGGACTACGGGTGGGCGTAGCCGATGTGCGCCGCAACAAATTTGTGGTGTTAGAAGATTATGCGCCGCTGGCTGCTACTTCCTACGGAGGGCAATTGCAAGCCTTGGCTGCTCACCACGATTTGGTTGGGCAAACCGGCTGGAACCACGTGCGCCTCTCCATCCAAAACCGCCACTTTACGCTGCTACCGGCGCCGCTCCTGCGCCCCGGTGACGAAGCCGCTTATCTGCGCCTGCATCATACCGTCGATGCGCAGCACGAAACCGTTTTTTCGTACACGCATGCCAGCCTGGAGCTAGCCAGTGTATTCGCGGCCGAAAATGAAATGACCAATTGGTTTAAGTCCACTTACCCGGCTGGCTCGCTGCTGCACCAAACCAGCGCCTTGCTCGAAGGACTTATTCACCAAAGTGAGTCAACTACTACCCGCCGCTTGTACCTGAGTATTGGGCACCAAGAACTAACCATTGCCGTAATCCGCGACAAACGCCCGGAGTTCTGCAACGTTTTCGCTTTTAGCTCGCCCGAAGACTTGATTTATTATACCATTCTCGTGATGCAGGAGTTGCAACTCAACCCCGATCAGGACCCGGTAGTAGTGTGGGGTGACTTGATGCACGATTCTGAACTGTTCACCATCCTGCGCAAGTACATTCGCCATATCAAGTTCGGCAACCGCCCCTTCGACCTAAGCTACAGCTACCGCCTCAACGAGCTTTTCGAGTACCGTTTCTTCGAGCTCTATAGCCTTCACCTTTGCGAGTAA
- a CDS encoding DUF58 domain-containing protein produces MSQPLDLAAVRSFENLEFLARQLVEGFITGLHQSPYHGFSVEFSEHRLYNPGESTRHLDWKVFARTDKLFVKRYEEETNLRCHLLLDVSPSMYYPAPGHDKLRFAVLCAAAITTMLQKQRDAVGLVTFADQVELQTPVRSTSTHRHTLLLTLQQLLERSPTPRRATTDVSGVIHTIAQQIPKRSLVVLFSDMLGRAPEEQTATLAALQHLRHQNHEVLLFHIMDRATEADFDFQDRPYVFEDVETGETVKLQPSQVREQYRAAMQKYEHELVLRCGQYKIDFVPVDIREPFDRVLYAYLVKRGKVR; encoded by the coding sequence ATGTCTCAGCCGCTCGACCTGGCCGCCGTTCGTTCCTTCGAAAATTTAGAATTCCTAGCCCGCCAGCTTGTTGAGGGGTTTATTACGGGCTTGCATCAGTCGCCTTACCACGGATTTTCGGTTGAATTTTCCGAACACCGACTCTACAACCCCGGCGAAAGCACGCGCCACCTCGACTGGAAGGTGTTTGCCCGCACCGATAAGTTGTTTGTAAAGCGCTACGAAGAGGAAACCAACCTTCGCTGCCACCTGCTGCTCGACGTAAGTCCGAGCATGTATTATCCGGCGCCTGGCCACGATAAGTTGCGTTTTGCCGTACTATGCGCGGCGGCCATCACCACTATGCTCCAGAAGCAGCGCGACGCGGTAGGGCTCGTTACCTTCGCCGATCAGGTGGAATTGCAGACGCCGGTGCGCAGTACCAGCACCCACCGCCATACGTTGCTATTGACCCTCCAGCAGCTGTTGGAGCGTTCGCCCACGCCGCGCCGCGCTACTACGGATGTGTCGGGTGTTATTCACACCATCGCGCAACAAATTCCCAAACGCTCGCTCGTGGTGCTGTTTTCGGATATGCTAGGCCGGGCCCCCGAGGAGCAGACGGCCACGCTGGCGGCATTGCAGCACTTGCGTCACCAGAATCACGAAGTACTGCTCTTTCATATCATGGACCGCGCTACCGAAGCGGATTTCGATTTTCAGGATCGGCCGTATGTATTCGAGGATGTGGAAACTGGCGAAACAGTGAAGCTGCAGCCTTCGCAGGTTCGTGAGCAGTACCGCGCAGCCATGCAGAAGTATGAGCACGAACTGGTGCTCCGGTGCGGACAGTACAAAATCGACTTTGTGCCAGTCGACATCCGAGAGCCTTTCGATAGGGTTTTGTATGCTTACCTAGTGAAGCGCGGGAAAGTACGCTAG
- a CDS encoding DUF5103 domain-containing protein has product MPLGTPITDPNAARRPAGAGQAAPEYYADRTLRYQDYTYDPNVRTVQCYVASGSTNEIFTPPVVPITQEQPILLEFDIVGEQSQRLTAKLVHCDVDWKPSNLTDMQFLSEINEFLFTNYRTSVNTKVPYFHYRLQVPRVKLSGNYLLIVQGAGNTPLLSRRLLVYENGVQIALKQGIPVAGTERYTLQQLDFGIRYNTQLVNPAQEVKVVLRQNFRWDNAKYNLRPTFVRDAERQLDYQYFNFENAFPALSEFRFFDLRTFRSLGIGVAQLDATASPRTALLQLDASRASQAYSQFDDINGQRVIESREYGNGATNADYLNVTFQLKAEQPAAGPVYVLGALTDWQFKDEFKLTYNPETQLYTGQALLKQGYYNYIYATQTPQGANSAVWEGSHQETENQYDLLVYYRPPGTRADLLIGYQSLDVNRRP; this is encoded by the coding sequence GTGCCGCTTGGTACGCCCATCACCGACCCCAATGCCGCCCGCCGTCCTGCCGGGGCCGGGCAAGCAGCCCCAGAGTATTACGCCGACCGGACCCTGCGCTACCAGGATTACACCTACGACCCTAATGTGCGGACTGTGCAATGCTATGTAGCCTCCGGCAGCACCAACGAGATTTTCACCCCGCCCGTAGTACCCATCACGCAAGAGCAGCCCATTTTGCTGGAGTTTGATATTGTAGGCGAACAAAGCCAGCGCCTCACCGCCAAGCTCGTGCACTGCGATGTGGATTGGAAACCGTCCAATCTGACGGATATGCAGTTTCTGAGTGAAATCAACGAGTTTCTCTTCACCAACTACCGCACGTCGGTCAACACTAAAGTGCCGTACTTCCACTACCGCTTACAAGTGCCGCGGGTGAAGCTCTCCGGCAATTACTTGCTGATAGTACAAGGCGCCGGCAACACGCCGCTGCTCAGCCGGCGGCTGCTCGTCTACGAAAACGGTGTGCAAATAGCCCTCAAGCAAGGTATTCCGGTGGCTGGCACCGAGCGTTACACCCTGCAGCAGCTCGACTTCGGCATTCGGTATAATACGCAGCTGGTAAACCCCGCGCAGGAAGTGAAAGTGGTGTTGCGGCAGAATTTCCGGTGGGACAACGCCAAGTACAACCTACGCCCCACCTTCGTGCGCGATGCCGAACGCCAACTCGACTATCAGTACTTCAATTTCGAAAACGCCTTTCCAGCCTTAAGCGAGTTTCGCTTTTTCGATTTGCGCACGTTCCGCTCTCTCGGTATTGGGGTAGCGCAGCTTGATGCCACGGCTTCGCCCCGTACCGCGCTGCTTCAACTCGATGCATCCCGGGCCAGCCAAGCGTACTCGCAATTCGACGACATCAACGGTCAGCGCGTGATTGAAAGCCGCGAATATGGCAACGGCGCCACCAATGCCGACTACCTCAACGTCACGTTTCAGCTGAAAGCCGAGCAGCCGGCCGCTGGCCCGGTGTACGTGCTTGGCGCCCTCACCGATTGGCAATTCAAAGACGAGTTCAAGCTCACTTACAATCCCGAAACGCAGCTCTACACGGGCCAGGCCTTGCTCAAGCAAGGCTACTACAACTACATCTACGCCACCCAAACCCCGCAAGGCGCTAACAGTGCCGTATGGGAAGGCAGTCACCAAGAAACGGAAAACCAGTACGACCTGCTCGTGTACTACCGCCCGCCCGGAACCCGCGCCGATTTGCTGATTGGTTACCAATCCTTGGACGTAAATCGGCGGCCGTAA
- a CDS encoding metallophosphoesterase family protein yields the protein MKKIGLLSDTHSYLDERILHHLSGCDEIWHAGDFGTAAVAEQLAEVAPLRGVYGNIDGRDVRNTQPLVQAFDIEGLRVLMTHIGGYPGHYSPAARPLLQQERPGLFISGHSHILKVMPDAKLGLLHLNPGAAGRHGFHKVRTLLRFEVADGKVQHLQVIELGPK from the coding sequence ATGAAGAAAATCGGTTTGCTTTCCGATACCCACAGCTACCTCGACGAACGAATCTTGCACCACCTAAGCGGCTGCGACGAAATCTGGCACGCCGGCGACTTTGGTACCGCTGCCGTTGCCGAGCAACTGGCGGAGGTGGCTCCGTTGCGCGGCGTCTACGGTAACATCGACGGCCGCGACGTACGCAATACCCAACCGCTGGTGCAAGCCTTCGACATCGAAGGCCTGCGCGTATTGATGACGCACATTGGGGGCTACCCGGGCCACTACAGCCCGGCTGCGCGCCCCTTGCTTCAGCAAGAGCGCCCCGGGCTCTTTATTAGTGGGCACTCGCACATCCTTAAAGTTATGCCCGACGCCAAACTCGGCTTGCTGCACCTCAACCCTGGAGCCGCAGGCCGCCATGGTTTCCATAAGGTGCGCACACTACTGCGCTTCGAAGTAGCCGATGGCAAAGTGCAGCACCTTCAGGTCATCGAGCTAGGACCGAAGTAG
- a CDS encoding DNA-3-methyladenine glycosylase family protein, with product MPSAPRKPAFPSTLPASDSVAALTHLRLADPVLAGIIERGQPIQPSPHEDLYLALLRAIVSQQISTKAAAAIWRKVQALFPPDGYPEPAALLTLTDEDLRTAGLSRQKAGYLRAIADFAQRDQLDHAHLSQLSEDDFTRHLTQIKGVGRWTAQMLQMFALDQPDVFAEGDLGVQNAMRKHYKLEETGKALLRRMTEIAEPWRPYRSLACKYLWQSLDNQPAA from the coding sequence ATGCCTTCCGCACCACGCAAACCTGCTTTCCCGTCCACCCTTCCAGCTAGCGATTCAGTTGCTGCCCTCACGCACTTGCGCTTGGCCGACCCGGTGCTGGCGGGTATTATTGAGCGAGGACAGCCTATTCAACCTTCTCCCCACGAAGATTTGTACCTGGCGCTGCTCCGGGCTATTGTCAGCCAACAGATTTCCACCAAAGCCGCCGCCGCTATCTGGCGCAAAGTACAAGCGCTGTTTCCACCCGATGGCTATCCTGAGCCGGCGGCCCTACTCACCCTCACCGACGAAGATTTGCGCACCGCTGGCCTATCGCGCCAGAAGGCTGGCTACCTGCGGGCTATTGCCGACTTTGCCCAACGCGACCAACTCGACCACGCGCACCTAAGCCAACTTTCCGAAGACGACTTCACCCGCCACCTTACCCAGATAAAGGGCGTTGGCCGCTGGACTGCCCAAATGCTGCAAATGTTTGCCCTTGACCAGCCCGACGTATTTGCCGAAGGTGACTTGGGGGTTCAGAATGCTATGCGTAAGCATTATAAACTAGAAGAAACCGGCAAAGCCCTACTCCGCCGCATGACTGAAATTGCGGAGCCTTGGCGCCCCTATCGTTCGCTAGCGTGTAAGTATTTGTGGCAGTCGTTGGACAACCAGCCTGCTGCTTAG
- the ychF gene encoding redox-regulated ATPase YchF, which yields MGLRCGIVGLPNVGKSTLFNALSNAKAESANYPFCTIEPNVGVITVPDERLQILEALVNPKRVLPTIIEFVDIAGLVKGASKGEGLGNKFLANIREVDAIIHVIRCFDDPNIVHVAGGVDPVFDKDVIDTELQIKDLESIDKKLAKSERSAKGGDAQAKKEVAALQRFKAALEAGQNARAVQATPEELDAVADLQLLTIKPVIYVANVDEASIQDGNAHTKALQAHVAQEGAEVVLVSAAIESQIAEMEDPEEKEMFLAEYGLTESGLNRLIRASYSLLNLITYFTAGVQEVRAWTIHKGDKAPAAAGVIHSDFEKGFIRAEVIKLADYQEYKTEVKIKEAGKMAVEGKEYVVQDGDIMHFRFNV from the coding sequence ATGGGTCTCCGCTGCGGTATCGTCGGCCTGCCAAACGTCGGCAAATCCACGCTTTTCAACGCTCTTTCCAACGCTAAAGCCGAATCGGCCAACTATCCTTTCTGCACCATCGAGCCAAACGTGGGCGTGATTACCGTGCCCGACGAGCGGCTTCAGATTCTGGAGGCCCTGGTTAATCCCAAGCGGGTGCTGCCGACCATTATCGAGTTCGTGGACATTGCGGGCCTCGTAAAAGGCGCTTCCAAGGGCGAAGGTCTTGGCAACAAATTCTTAGCGAACATCCGCGAGGTAGACGCCATTATCCACGTTATCCGCTGCTTCGACGACCCCAACATTGTACACGTAGCGGGTGGCGTTGACCCCGTCTTCGACAAAGACGTTATCGACACCGAACTGCAAATCAAAGACTTGGAAAGCATCGATAAGAAGCTAGCCAAATCGGAGCGTAGTGCCAAGGGTGGCGACGCACAGGCCAAAAAGGAAGTAGCCGCTTTGCAGCGGTTCAAAGCGGCTCTCGAAGCGGGTCAGAATGCCCGCGCAGTGCAGGCTACACCCGAAGAACTGGATGCCGTAGCGGACTTACAGTTGCTCACTATCAAGCCAGTTATCTACGTGGCCAACGTGGACGAAGCGAGCATACAAGACGGTAACGCTCATACAAAGGCTCTGCAAGCGCACGTAGCGCAAGAAGGTGCCGAAGTGGTGCTGGTATCGGCGGCTATCGAGTCGCAGATTGCCGAAATGGAGGACCCCGAGGAGAAAGAAATGTTCTTGGCCGAGTATGGCCTCACGGAGTCGGGACTGAATCGCCTGATCCGGGCATCCTATTCACTGCTGAACCTGATTACATACTTTACGGCCGGTGTGCAGGAAGTACGCGCCTGGACTATCCACAAAGGCGACAAGGCTCCCGCCGCTGCGGGCGTCATTCACTCCGACTTCGAGAAGGGCTTTATCCGCGCCGAGGTAATCAAGCTGGCCGACTACCAGGAGTATAAGACGGAAGTGAAAATCAAGGAAGCTGGCAAGATGGCTGTGGAAGGCAAGGAATACGTGGTACAGGACGGCGACATCATGCACTTCCGCTTTAACGTGTAA
- a CDS encoding NUDIX hydrolase, whose amino-acid sequence MNVFINDIPLIIKKNSEKVYKHKYDLILNPEDEFTSKDLVGDVLVRDVTDVFVDRLLRLMEVKKLKKLTSLTMLARKKSRLILHLKDQFRIVKAAGGLVVKQGKVLMIYRLGKWDLPKGKLKKEEDPGLGALREVEEECNIKVELGDKLPSTWHSYAYNGNKILKKTNWYVMRCLDDTVMKPQAEEYIEEVRWMTPQEALTVLESSYASIALVMRHYLSEMAGSSIKN is encoded by the coding sequence ATGAACGTCTTCATCAACGATATTCCGCTGATCATCAAGAAGAACAGCGAAAAAGTGTACAAGCACAAGTACGACCTGATTCTGAATCCGGAAGACGAGTTTACCTCTAAGGATCTAGTAGGTGACGTTCTAGTGCGCGACGTCACGGATGTGTTCGTGGACCGGCTATTGCGGCTGATGGAAGTGAAAAAGCTTAAGAAGCTAACTTCTCTGACCATGCTGGCGCGCAAAAAAAGCCGCCTTATCCTACACTTAAAAGACCAGTTTCGCATTGTAAAGGCCGCTGGCGGCCTTGTAGTGAAACAAGGTAAAGTGCTGATGATTTACCGCTTAGGTAAATGGGATTTGCCGAAAGGCAAGCTTAAGAAAGAAGAAGATCCTGGCCTTGGCGCTTTGCGCGAGGTTGAAGAGGAATGCAACATCAAAGTGGAACTTGGCGACAAATTGCCTAGCACTTGGCATTCTTATGCCTACAACGGCAACAAGATCCTTAAGAAAACCAACTGGTACGTCATGCGCTGCCTAGACGACACAGTGATGAAGCCCCAAGCCGAAGAATACATTGAAGAAGTGCGCTGGATGACGCCCCAAGAGGCACTGACCGTGCTAGAATCGTCGTATGCTAGCATTGCGCTGGTAATGCGCCATTATTTAAGCGAAATGGCTGGCTCTTCAATCAAGAACTAG
- a CDS encoding zinc ribbon domain-containing protein YjdM yields MEVKDSNGNLLAEGDSVTLIKDLKVKGSSLTLKRGTLVKSIRLTNSPAEIEGRAGGSTMVLKTEFLKKA; encoded by the coding sequence ATGGAAGTAAAAGACAGCAACGGCAACCTGCTCGCAGAAGGCGACTCCGTGACGCTCATCAAGGACTTGAAAGTAAAAGGTTCGTCGCTCACGCTTAAGCGTGGCACCTTGGTGAAGAGCATCCGCCTCACCAATAGCCCCGCTGAAATCGAAGGCCGCGCCGGTGGCAGCACGATGGTGCTCAAAACTGAGTTTCTGAAGAAAGCTTGA
- a CDS encoding DUF3276 family protein — protein sequence MEDRHDQEEIYSQRIKAGKRTYFFDVKATRGQDYYLTITESKRKLRDDDTFSYEKHKIFLYKEDFLKFVDALQDAVEYVREELLTPEEVAELDRPRPAYDHHDGENGFNPNRADDHF from the coding sequence GTGGAAGACCGTCACGACCAAGAAGAAATCTATTCGCAACGTATTAAGGCTGGCAAACGCACGTATTTCTTCGACGTGAAAGCCACGCGCGGCCAGGACTATTACCTGACCATCACGGAGAGCAAACGCAAGCTCCGCGACGACGACACTTTCTCTTATGAGAAGCACAAAATTTTCCTCTACAAGGAGGATTTTTTGAAATTCGTTGACGCCTTGCAAGATGCCGTGGAATATGTACGTGAAGAGCTATTAACCCCGGAGGAAGTAGCCGAACTCGACCGGCCGCGTCCCGCTTACGACCACCATGATGGTGAGAACGGCTTCAACCCGAACCGCGCCGACGACCACTTTTAA
- the coaD gene encoding pantetheine-phosphate adenylyltransferase produces MRIALFPGSFDPFTNGHLDVVRRGAALFDEIIIAIGNNSSKTRYLPVEQMISMIEEVFRDEPRVSVRAYKGLTADFAREVGARYLLRGLRNTTDFEYENTIAQANRHVNPELETVFLITSPVLAAISSTIIREIHRFGGNVDSFVPFQLPPFEN; encoded by the coding sequence ATGCGCATCGCTCTATTCCCTGGCTCCTTCGACCCGTTTACCAATGGCCACCTAGATGTGGTACGGCGGGGCGCGGCCTTGTTCGATGAAATCATCATTGCCATCGGCAACAACAGCAGCAAGACCCGCTACTTACCTGTGGAGCAGATGATAAGTATGATTGAGGAGGTGTTTCGCGACGAGCCACGCGTATCGGTGCGGGCCTACAAAGGGCTTACTGCCGATTTTGCCCGAGAAGTGGGAGCCCGTTACCTGCTACGCGGCCTGCGCAACACCACCGATTTCGAATATGAAAACACCATTGCACAAGCCAACCGCCACGTCAACCCAGAGCTAGAAACTGTATTTCTGATTACGTCTCCTGTGTTGGCAGCCATTAGTAGCACCATTATTCGGGAAATTCATCGTTTCGGTGGCAACGTTGACAGCTTCGTGCCTTTTCAATTGCCTCCATTCGAAAATTAA